A part of Variovorax sp. HW608 genomic DNA contains:
- the groL gene encoding chaperonin GroEL (60 kDa chaperone family; promotes refolding of misfolded polypeptides especially under stressful conditions; forms two stacked rings of heptamers to form a barrel-shaped 14mer; ends can be capped by GroES; misfolded proteins enter the barrel where they are refolded when GroES binds) — MAAKDVVFGGEARARMVEGVNILANAVKVTLGPKGRNVVLERSFGAPTVTKDGVSVAKEIELKDKFQNMGAQLVKEVASKTSDNAGDGTTTATVLAQAIVREGFKYVAAGINPMDLKRGIDRAVAALVEELKKASKATTTSKEIAQVGSISANSDETIGKIIADAMDKVGKEGVITVEDGKSLDSELDVVEGMQFDRGYLSPYFINNPEKQSAILENPFVLLFDKKISNIRDLLPTLEQVAKAGRPLLIIAEEVEGEALATLVVNTIRGILKVVAVKAPGFGDRRKAMLEDIAILTGGKVIAEEVGLTLEKVTLADLGQAKRIEVGKENTIIIDGAGANADIEARVKQIRVQIEEATSDYDREKLQERVAKLAGGVAVIKVGAATEVEMKEKKARVEDALHATRAAVEEGVVAGGGVALLRAKQAVGDKIKGDNADQDAGIKLVLKAVEAPLREIVNNAGGEASVVVNAVLAGKGNYGFNAQNDTYGDMLELGILDPTKVTRTALQNAASVASLLLTTEAMVAEAPKDEPAAGGGMPDMGGMGGMGGMGM; from the coding sequence ATGGCAGCAAAAGACGTAGTCTTCGGCGGCGAAGCCCGCGCGCGCATGGTCGAAGGCGTGAACATCCTCGCCAACGCAGTCAAGGTCACCCTCGGTCCCAAGGGCCGCAACGTGGTGCTCGAGCGCTCCTTCGGCGCCCCCACGGTGACCAAGGACGGCGTGTCGGTCGCCAAGGAAATCGAACTCAAGGACAAGTTCCAGAACATGGGCGCCCAGCTCGTGAAGGAAGTGGCCTCGAAGACCTCGGACAACGCCGGTGACGGCACCACCACCGCGACCGTGCTGGCCCAGGCCATCGTTCGCGAAGGCTTCAAGTACGTGGCCGCCGGCATCAACCCGATGGACCTCAAGCGCGGCATCGACCGCGCCGTCGCGGCCCTGGTCGAAGAGCTGAAGAAGGCATCGAAGGCCACCACCACCTCGAAGGAAATCGCGCAAGTCGGCTCGATCTCGGCCAACAGCGACGAGACGATCGGCAAGATCATCGCTGACGCGATGGACAAGGTCGGCAAGGAAGGCGTCATCACCGTCGAAGACGGCAAGTCGCTCGACAGCGAACTCGACGTCGTCGAAGGCATGCAGTTCGACCGCGGCTACCTGTCGCCCTACTTCATCAACAACCCCGAAAAGCAGAGCGCGATCCTCGAGAACCCGTTCGTGCTGCTGTTCGACAAGAAGATCAGCAACATCCGCGACCTGCTGCCGACGCTGGAACAAGTCGCCAAGGCCGGCCGTCCGCTGCTGATCATCGCTGAGGAAGTCGAAGGCGAAGCCCTCGCGACGCTGGTGGTCAACACCATCCGCGGCATCCTGAAGGTCGTGGCCGTCAAGGCGCCTGGCTTCGGCGACCGCCGCAAGGCCATGCTCGAAGACATCGCCATCCTGACGGGCGGCAAGGTCATCGCCGAAGAAGTGGGCCTGACCCTCGAGAAGGTGACGCTGGCTGACCTCGGCCAGGCCAAGCGCATCGAAGTGGGCAAGGAAAACACCATCATCATCGACGGCGCCGGCGCCAACGCCGACATCGAAGCCCGCGTGAAGCAGATCCGCGTGCAGATCGAGGAAGCCACCAGCGACTACGACCGCGAAAAGCTGCAAGAGCGCGTGGCCAAGCTGGCCGGCGGCGTGGCCGTGATCAAGGTCGGCGCTGCCACCGAAGTCGAAATGAAGGAAAAGAAGGCGCGCGTCGAAGACGCCCTGCACGCCACCCGCGCTGCAGTGGAAGAAGGCGTGGTGGCCGGTGGCGGCGTGGCACTGCTGCGTGCCAAGCAAGCCGTGGGCGACAAGATCAAGGGCGACAACGCCGACCAGGACGCCGGCATCAAGCTGGTCCTGAAGGCGGTCGAAGCGCCCCTGCGCGAAATCGTGAACAACGCCGGCGGCGAAGCCAGCGTCGTGGTGAACGCAGTTCTGGCCGGCAAGGGCAACTACGGCTTCAATGCCCAGAACGACACCTACGGCGACATGCTCGAGCTGGGCATCCTGGACCCGACGAAGGTCACCCGCACCGCTCTGCAGAACGCTGCCTCGGTGGCTTCGCTGCTGCTGACGACCGAAGCCATGGTCGCCGAAGCACCGAAGGACGAGCCGGCTGCCGGCGGCGGCATGCCCGACATGGGCGGCATGGGTGGCATGGGCGGCATGGGCATGTAA
- a CDS encoding FHA domain-containing protein, translating into MPHLMLTTASGETTPITLKPDENTLGRGPRNDIVIDSPQASRVHAVITVEPAFVTIRDLGSRNGTYVNDHRIQSQMLVHDDTIRLGSYEMRFVSGDQEFSHVEAERVSTEPRLLLQLDLEDDPTATDLPTTSPGKP; encoded by the coding sequence ATGCCGCATTTGATGCTGACGACGGCCTCCGGCGAAACCACGCCGATCACGCTCAAGCCCGACGAGAACACACTGGGCCGGGGCCCCAGGAACGACATCGTCATCGACTCCCCGCAGGCGAGCCGCGTCCACGCCGTCATCACGGTCGAGCCGGCGTTCGTCACCATCCGGGACCTGGGCAGCCGCAACGGGACCTACGTCAACGACCACCGCATCCAGAGTCAGATGCTGGTCCACGACGACACGATCAGGCTTGGAAGCTACGAAATGCGCTTCGTCTCGGGCGACCAGGAATTCAGCCACGTCGAAGCCGAGCGGGTCTCCACCGAGCCCCGGCTGCTGCTGCAGCTGGACCTGGAAGACGACCCCACCGCGACCGATCTGCCCACGACGAGCCCGGGAAAACCCTGA
- a CDS encoding molybdopterin-binding protein, with amino-acid sequence MKILKRPVPPAIDSEAVLAEARRQIGRRIEQPARRAFLQRSLTLGGLSLLTGCSISDNSTVEAALGRISRFNDAAQGWLFDPNRLAPTYPESMITRPFPFNAYYGEDEVRVVEEAGFRLEVTGLVADKRSWTLADLRAMPQRDQVTRHICVEGWSAIGKWGGVPFADFLRRVGADTSAKYVGFKCADDYYTSIDMATALHPQTLLALSWDGQPLPPKYGFPMKLRMPTKLGYKNPKHIQAIFVTNTYSGGYWEDQGYNWFGGS; translated from the coding sequence ATGAAGATCCTCAAACGACCCGTTCCGCCCGCGATCGACAGCGAAGCGGTGCTTGCCGAGGCGCGCAGGCAGATCGGGCGCCGCATCGAGCAGCCGGCGCGGCGCGCCTTCCTGCAACGCTCGCTGACCCTGGGTGGCCTGTCGCTGCTGACGGGCTGCAGCATCAGCGACAACAGTACCGTCGAAGCGGCGCTGGGCCGCATCTCGCGCTTCAACGACGCGGCGCAGGGCTGGCTGTTCGACCCGAACCGGCTGGCGCCGACCTATCCCGAATCGATGATCACGCGGCCGTTCCCGTTCAACGCCTACTACGGCGAGGACGAGGTCCGGGTGGTCGAGGAGGCCGGCTTTCGGCTCGAAGTGACGGGCCTGGTCGCCGACAAGCGCAGCTGGACCCTGGCCGACCTGCGGGCGATGCCGCAGCGCGACCAGGTCACGCGGCACATCTGCGTCGAAGGCTGGAGCGCGATCGGCAAGTGGGGCGGCGTCCCGTTCGCCGATTTCCTGCGCAGGGTCGGCGCCGACACGAGCGCGAAATACGTCGGCTTCAAATGCGCCGACGACTACTACACCAGCATCGACATGGCGACGGCGCTGCATCCGCAGACCCTGCTCGCGCTGAGTTGGGACGGCCAGCCGCTGCCGCCCAAATACGGCTTCCCGATGAAGCTGCGGATGCCCACCAAGCTGGGCTACAAGAACCCCAAGCACATCCAGGCGATCTTCGTCACCAACACCTACTCTGGCGGCTACTGGGAAGACCAGGGCTACAACTGGTTCGGCGGCAGTTGA
- a CDS encoding response regulator transcription factor — protein MDTARRVLIVEDDADIAELMRMHLQDEGFAITHAADGDAGLRELERGSWDALILDLMLPGVDGLEICRRARAMTRYTPIIITSARSSEVHRILGLELGADDYLAKPFSVLELVARVRALLRRSDALARNARMEAGRLDIGNLGIDPVAREVQVDGKPVELTPREFDLLHFFARHPGKVFSRLDLLNQVWGYQHDGYEHTVNTHINRLRMKIEADPAQPSRILTVWGRGYKLAAQEGGP, from the coding sequence ATGGACACCGCCAGACGCGTTCTGATCGTCGAGGACGACGCCGACATCGCCGAGCTGATGCGCATGCACCTGCAGGACGAGGGCTTTGCCATCACGCATGCGGCCGATGGCGACGCCGGCTTGCGCGAACTCGAGCGCGGCAGCTGGGATGCGCTGATCCTCGACCTGATGCTGCCGGGCGTCGACGGCCTCGAGATCTGCCGCCGTGCCCGGGCCATGACCCGCTACACCCCGATCATCATCACCAGCGCCCGGTCCAGCGAGGTGCATCGCATCCTGGGGCTGGAGCTTGGTGCGGACGACTACCTGGCCAAGCCGTTCTCGGTGCTGGAACTGGTGGCGCGGGTGCGGGCGCTGCTGCGCCGCAGCGATGCCCTGGCGCGCAATGCGCGGATGGAGGCGGGGCGTCTTGACATCGGCAATCTCGGCATCGATCCGGTGGCGCGGGAGGTGCAGGTCGACGGCAAGCCGGTCGAGCTCACGCCGCGCGAATTCGACCTGCTGCACTTCTTCGCCCGCCATCCGGGCAAGGTGTTCTCGCGCCTCGACCTGCTGAACCAGGTCTGGGGCTACCAGCACGACGGCTACGAGCACACGGTCAACACCCACATCAACCGGCTGCGGATGAAGATCGAGGCCGATCCGGCGCAGCCGAGCCGGATCCTCACGGTCTGGGGTCGCGGCTACAAGCTGGCGGCGCAGGAGGGCGGGCCATGA
- a CDS encoding pentapeptide MXKDX repeat protein, which produces MNKLTTTLLAGFLAIGSASAFAADDMSKDAMSKDAMTKDSMKKDSMTKDSMKKDSMAKDAMKKDSMAKDAMSKDGMSKDGMAKDEMKK; this is translated from the coding sequence ATGAACAAGCTCACCACTACGCTCCTCGCCGGCTTCCTGGCCATCGGCTCGGCTTCGGCCTTCGCGGCCGACGACATGAGCAAGGACGCCATGTCGAAAGATGCCATGACCAAGGACAGCATGAAGAAAGACTCGATGACCAAGGACAGCATGAAGAAGGACTCGATGGCGAAGGACGCCATGAAGAAGGACTCGATGGCCAAGGACGCCATGTCGAAGGACGGCATGTCGAAGGATGGAATGGCCAAGGACGAAATGAAAAAGTAG
- the groES gene encoding co-chaperone GroES produces the protein MKLRPLADRVIVKRIESETKTASGIVIPDNAAEKPDQGEVLAVGPGKKNDKGDIAAMSVKVGDRVLFGKYSGQTVKVDGDELLVMKEDDLFAVVEK, from the coding sequence ATGAAACTTCGTCCTTTGGCCGATCGCGTGATCGTCAAGCGCATTGAAAGCGAAACCAAGACCGCCTCGGGCATCGTGATCCCCGACAACGCGGCTGAAAAGCCCGATCAAGGCGAAGTCCTGGCCGTCGGCCCGGGCAAGAAGAACGACAAGGGCGACATCGCGGCGATGAGCGTCAAGGTCGGCGACCGCGTGCTGTTCGGCAAGTACAGCGGCCAGACCGTCAAGGTCGATGGCGACGAACTCCTGGTCATGAAGGAAGACGACCTGTTCGCGGTCGTCGAGAAGTAA
- a CDS encoding DUF805 domain-containing protein, giving the protein MNFQQAVQTCFRKYVDFSGRASRPEYWWFVLAYVILSFAARLINDYLYLLVVLAFLLPLLAAGARRLHDVGKSAWLLLIGLVPVIGGLVLLYFTVQPSQAESNAYGPPPQPQPASV; this is encoded by the coding sequence ATGAACTTTCAACAGGCCGTTCAGACCTGCTTTCGCAAGTACGTCGACTTTTCCGGCCGCGCCTCGCGGCCCGAATATTGGTGGTTCGTCTTGGCGTACGTGATCCTTTCCTTCGCCGCCCGCCTCATCAACGACTACCTCTACCTGCTGGTGGTCCTGGCCTTCCTGCTGCCGCTGCTGGCCGCCGGCGCCCGGCGTCTGCATGACGTGGGCAAGTCCGCGTGGCTGCTGCTGATCGGGCTGGTCCCCGTCATCGGCGGGCTGGTGCTGCTCTACTTCACGGTGCAGCCGAGCCAGGCCGAGTCCAACGCCTACGGGCCGCCGCCGCAACCCCAGCCGGCGAGCGTCTGA
- the pgi gene encoding glucose-6-phosphate isomerase, which produces MQRTRADRAAAWASLEAHYEASGKGFDLRRAFAEDAKRFEALSQSAPHVFADLSKNLIDARTEALLMALARETGLEAHRDAMFAGQHINATEKRAVLHTLLRTPQGAAVDAGLASAFNDVQATLSAMLAFAEAVRADHTITDVVNIGIGGSDLGPQMAVLALEADVAPGKRFHFVSNVDGHELNGVLRGLAPEHTLFLIASKTFTTAETMANAHSAKRWFEQSGSVDIARHFAALTTNVEAARAFGIETTFGFWDWVGGRYSLWSAIGLPIALAIGSEGFRRLLAGARAMDEHFLTAPLEQNLPVRLGLLDVWYRNFHRFSSRGIAPYHSPLRRLPAYLQQLEMESNGKQVDMDGKPVPFGTSPVLWGEPGTNGQHAYFQMLHQGTDVIPLEFIAVRDAAHDLEGHHPKLLANALAQAQALMVGQADAGGHRNFPGNRPSSFFVLEKLTPESLGAFVALYEHRVFTSGSVWGINSFDQWGVELGKVLARDIEPRLASGNVEGLDSSTAGLLRKLRPRA; this is translated from the coding sequence ATGCAGCGCACGCGCGCAGACCGGGCGGCTGCCTGGGCATCGCTCGAGGCGCACTACGAGGCGAGCGGCAAGGGCTTCGATCTGCGGCGCGCCTTTGCGGAGGATGCGAAGCGCTTCGAGGCGCTGAGCCAGTCGGCGCCCCATGTGTTCGCGGACCTGTCGAAGAACCTGATCGACGCGCGCACCGAGGCCTTGCTCATGGCGCTGGCCCGCGAAACGGGGCTGGAGGCGCATCGGGACGCGATGTTCGCCGGCCAGCACATCAATGCCACCGAGAAGCGCGCGGTGCTCCACACCCTGCTGCGCACGCCACAGGGCGCTGCGGTGGATGCGGGCCTTGCGTCGGCGTTCAACGATGTCCAGGCGACGTTGAGCGCGATGCTGGCCTTCGCCGAGGCGGTCCGCGCGGACCACACGATCACCGACGTGGTCAACATCGGCATCGGCGGGTCCGACCTCGGGCCGCAGATGGCGGTGCTGGCGCTCGAAGCCGACGTCGCGCCCGGCAAGCGCTTCCACTTCGTCTCCAACGTCGACGGCCATGAACTCAATGGCGTGCTGCGGGGACTCGCGCCGGAACACACGCTGTTCCTGATCGCGTCGAAGACCTTCACCACCGCCGAGACGATGGCCAATGCGCACTCGGCCAAGCGCTGGTTCGAACAGTCGGGCAGCGTCGACATCGCGCGCCATTTCGCGGCCCTCACCACCAACGTCGAGGCGGCGCGCGCGTTCGGCATCGAGACCACCTTCGGCTTCTGGGACTGGGTCGGCGGGCGCTACTCGCTGTGGTCCGCCATCGGCCTGCCGATTGCGCTGGCGATCGGGTCGGAGGGCTTCCGGCGGCTGCTGGCCGGCGCGCGTGCGATGGATGAACACTTCCTCACCGCGCCGCTCGAACAGAACCTGCCGGTGCGGCTGGGCCTGCTCGATGTCTGGTACCGGAACTTCCACCGCTTCTCGAGCCGTGGCATCGCGCCGTACCACAGCCCGCTCCGGCGGCTGCCGGCCTATCTGCAGCAGCTCGAGATGGAGAGCAACGGCAAGCAGGTCGACATGGACGGCAAGCCGGTGCCGTTCGGCACTTCGCCGGTGCTCTGGGGCGAACCCGGCACCAACGGGCAGCATGCCTACTTCCAGATGCTGCACCAAGGCACGGACGTGATTCCGCTGGAGTTCATCGCGGTGCGCGATGCGGCCCACGACCTCGAAGGCCACCACCCCAAGCTGCTCGCGAACGCGCTGGCGCAGGCCCAGGCGCTGATGGTCGGGCAGGCCGATGCCGGCGGTCACAGGAACTTCCCGGGCAACCGGCCCAGCAGCTTCTTCGTGCTCGAGAAGCTGACGCCGGAATCGCTGGGGGCCTTCGTCGCGCTCTACGAGCATCGCGTGTTCACGAGCGGCTCGGTGTGGGGCATCAACAGCTTCGACCAGTGGGGCGTGGAGCTCGGCAAGGTGCTGGCCAGGGACATCGAGCCGCGGCTGGCTTCCGGCAATGTCGAGGGGCTGGACTCTTCCACGGCGGGGCTGCTTCGGAAGTTGCGGCCGCGAGCTTGA
- a CDS encoding cytochrome b/b6 domain-containing protein codes for MQRELPPPKSAPIHPLWMRITHWVNAVAVLVLVTSGWRIYDASPLFGFEIPASITLGGWLAGALQWHFAAMWLLVINGLVYLSMNIASGRLKRKFFPLTPAGIWRDAVAALRGKLSHADPRRYNNVQRLAYLFVMLDLVLIVLSGLVLWKSVQFPLLRELLGGYEFARRIHFFAMAALVCFVALHLVMVALVPRTLLTMLSSHGKEAA; via the coding sequence ATGCAACGCGAACTCCCGCCACCGAAGAGTGCACCGATCCATCCGCTGTGGATGCGCATCACGCATTGGGTCAATGCGGTTGCGGTGCTGGTGCTGGTCACGAGCGGCTGGCGCATCTACGACGCCTCGCCGCTGTTCGGCTTCGAGATCCCGGCCTCCATCACCCTGGGCGGCTGGCTCGCCGGCGCGCTGCAATGGCACTTCGCCGCCATGTGGCTGCTGGTGATCAACGGCCTGGTCTACCTCAGCATGAACATCGCGAGCGGCCGGCTCAAGCGCAAGTTCTTCCCGCTCACGCCGGCCGGGATCTGGCGCGACGCGGTCGCGGCCCTGCGCGGCAAGCTCTCGCACGCCGATCCGCGCCGCTATAACAACGTGCAGCGCCTGGCCTACCTGTTCGTGATGCTCGACCTGGTCCTGATCGTGCTGTCGGGCCTGGTGCTGTGGAAGTCGGTCCAGTTCCCGCTGTTGCGCGAACTGCTGGGCGGCTACGAATTCGCGCGCCGGATTCATTTCTTCGCGATGGCGGCGCTGGTGTGCTTCGTCGCGCTGCACCTCGTGATGGTCGCGCTGGTGCCGCGCACCCTGCTCACGATGCTCAGCAGCCACGGCAAGGAGGCCGCATGA
- the msrA gene encoding peptide-methionine (S)-S-oxide reductase MsrA: protein MNLPFPSSPATRPHGARPSGLARRPVLVLLALAAAAALSRVGPSFAAEPAVVIPPPAEDAPSTSGAGPETAVIAGGCFWGVQGVFQHVKGVTSAVSGYAGGEAGTAQYDAVGMGNTGHAESVRITFDPQQISYGQILQIYFSVAHDPTQLNRQGPDVGMQYRSTIFASSPQQSRIAKAYIAQLDRAKVFGKPIATTVEALKAFYPAEAYHQDFMTRNPDHPYIAYNDLPKIDNLKRVFPDRYRAKPVLVGSGA from the coding sequence ATGAACCTCCCTTTTCCCTCATCGCCTGCCACGCGCCCGCACGGCGCGCGGCCCAGCGGACTGGCCCGGCGCCCCGTGCTGGTCCTGCTGGCACTCGCGGCGGCCGCGGCGCTGTCGCGTGTCGGGCCCTCGTTCGCGGCCGAACCGGCGGTGGTGATTCCCCCGCCGGCCGAAGATGCGCCATCGACGTCCGGCGCCGGCCCGGAGACAGCAGTGATCGCCGGCGGCTGTTTCTGGGGCGTGCAGGGCGTGTTCCAGCACGTCAAGGGCGTGACCAGCGCCGTCTCCGGCTATGCCGGCGGCGAGGCCGGCACGGCCCAGTACGACGCGGTCGGCATGGGCAACACGGGCCACGCCGAATCGGTCCGGATCACTTTCGACCCCCAACAGATCAGCTATGGACAGATCCTGCAGATCTATTTCTCGGTCGCCCACGATCCGACCCAACTGAACCGGCAAGGGCCGGACGTCGGCATGCAGTACCGCTCGACGATCTTTGCGTCGAGCCCGCAGCAGTCGCGCATCGCCAAGGCCTACATCGCGCAGCTCGACCGCGCGAAGGTGTTCGGCAAGCCGATCGCCACCACGGTCGAGGCGCTCAAGGCCTTCTACCCGGCCGAGGCCTACCACCAGGACTTCATGACCCGCAACCCGGACCACCCGTACATCGCGTACAACGACCTGCCGAAGATCGACAACCTGAAACGGGTGTTTCCGGATCGCTATCGCGCGAAGCCGGTGCTGGTGGGTTCCGGCGCCTGA
- the tal gene encoding transaldolase produces MNQLDTLRQWTTVVADTGDFRQLAQFKPRDATTNPSLILKAVQKPEYRPLLDEAVRKHDGMPIDEVIDRLLVRFGTEILSIIPGRVSTEVDARLSFDTEATIARAERIVALYRAEGIDVEKRLLIKIASTWEGIEAARRLEQKGIHCNLTLLFSFAQAVACGAAGVQLISPFVGRIYDWYKKSAGSHWVETENAGANDPGVKSVRTIFDYYKKHGIRTEVMGASFRNVGQIAALAGSDLLTISPELLAELATSEAPLAHALDAEAAKRKDIPKVAFDEPAFRYALNDDAMATEKLAEGIRAFAADAVKLEKLMGAS; encoded by the coding sequence ATGAACCAACTCGATACCCTCCGTCAGTGGACCACCGTGGTAGCCGACACCGGTGATTTTCGCCAGCTCGCCCAGTTCAAGCCGCGCGATGCGACGACCAATCCGTCGCTCATCCTGAAAGCGGTGCAGAAGCCGGAATACCGGCCGCTGCTCGACGAGGCGGTCCGCAAGCACGACGGAATGCCCATCGACGAGGTGATCGACCGCCTGCTGGTGCGCTTCGGCACCGAGATCCTCTCGATCATTCCCGGCCGCGTGTCCACCGAGGTGGATGCACGGCTGAGCTTCGATACCGAGGCGACGATCGCGCGCGCCGAGCGCATCGTGGCGCTGTACCGCGCCGAGGGCATCGACGTCGAGAAGCGCCTGCTGATCAAGATCGCCTCCACCTGGGAGGGCATCGAGGCGGCGCGCCGGCTCGAGCAGAAGGGCATCCACTGCAACCTGACGCTGCTCTTTTCGTTCGCGCAGGCGGTGGCCTGCGGGGCGGCCGGGGTGCAGCTCATTTCGCCCTTCGTCGGCCGCATCTACGACTGGTACAAGAAGTCGGCCGGCAGCCACTGGGTCGAGACGGAGAACGCCGGCGCCAACGACCCGGGCGTGAAATCCGTTCGCACGATCTTCGACTACTACAAGAAGCACGGCATCCGGACCGAGGTCATGGGCGCGAGCTTCCGCAACGTGGGCCAGATCGCGGCGCTGGCCGGCAGCGACCTGCTGACCATCAGCCCGGAGCTGCTCGCCGAACTCGCCACCAGCGAAGCGCCGCTCGCGCACGCGCTGGACGCCGAAGCGGCGAAGCGCAAGGACATCCCGAAGGTCGCCTTCGACGAGCCGGCATTCCGATATGCGCTGAACGATGACGCCATGGCCACCGAGAAGCTCGCCGAAGGCATCCGCGCCTTCGCCGCCGACGCGGTGAAGCTCGAGAAGCTCATGGGAGCCTCATGA
- a CDS encoding sensor histidine kinase, translating into MNLLAGSLSRRLSLVFAALLLACCGASIWLQMQASGRHEQEVTQRLSRGLAAHIAENSTLMERDGLNQAAVHDLFDKLMAVNPSVEVYLLGLDGRIQAQAAPPGHLKRDRVDLAPVRRLLEGAPLPIVGDDPRSGGARKVFSAAPLTIDGREVGYVYVVLSGEERDALLADAAASNVLRTTLVSVALVALLGLIAGLAAFHLITRPLRELTGAVRKFESEGMAALPDAAPAFERASRGGDEIATLAQAFTQMTQRIAEQWRELTRQDQQRRELFANISHDLRTPLTSLHGYLETLLVKADMLDLAERRRYLEIALAQSRKVSRLSQELFELARLEYGVVKPEKEHFALADLVQDVFQKFELSAEARQQRLVADIAPSLPAVTADLGMIERVLTNLLDNAIRHTPAGGEIVVQLRPDEAGVRVEISDTGPGIPSELRTALFTRPMFSSAGGRSGGLGLLIVQRILQLHGSDIRLLPRPEKGAVFSFLLT; encoded by the coding sequence ATGAATCTCCTTGCGGGCAGCCTGTCGCGCCGCCTCTCGCTGGTGTTCGCCGCGCTGCTGCTGGCCTGCTGCGGCGCCTCGATCTGGCTGCAGATGCAGGCCAGCGGTCGCCACGAGCAGGAGGTGACGCAGCGCCTTTCCCGCGGCTTGGCCGCGCACATCGCGGAGAACTCGACGCTGATGGAGCGCGATGGGCTCAACCAGGCGGCGGTGCACGACCTGTTCGACAAGCTGATGGCGGTCAACCCCAGCGTCGAGGTCTACCTGCTGGGTCTCGATGGCCGGATCCAGGCCCAGGCCGCCCCACCCGGGCACCTGAAGCGGGACCGGGTCGATCTCGCGCCGGTCCGCCGCCTGCTCGAAGGCGCGCCGTTGCCGATCGTCGGCGACGACCCGCGCAGCGGCGGTGCGCGCAAGGTGTTCAGCGCGGCGCCACTCACCATCGACGGCCGCGAGGTCGGCTATGTCTACGTCGTGCTGTCGGGCGAGGAGCGCGATGCGCTGTTGGCCGATGCCGCGGCCAGCAATGTGCTGCGCACGACGCTGGTGTCGGTGGCGCTGGTGGCCTTGCTGGGCCTGATCGCGGGCCTGGCGGCATTCCATCTGATCACGCGGCCGCTGCGCGAGCTGACCGGCGCCGTGCGCAAGTTCGAAAGCGAGGGCATGGCGGCGCTGCCGGACGCCGCGCCGGCCTTCGAGCGCGCCAGCCGCGGCGGCGACGAGATCGCCACCCTGGCCCAGGCGTTCACCCAGATGACGCAGCGCATCGCCGAGCAATGGCGCGAACTCACGCGGCAGGATCAACAGCGGCGCGAACTGTTCGCCAACATCTCGCACGACCTGCGCACACCGCTGACCTCGTTGCACGGCTACCTCGAGACGCTGCTCGTCAAGGCCGACATGCTGGACCTCGCGGAGCGCCGTCGCTACCTGGAGATCGCGCTGGCGCAAAGCCGCAAGGTCTCGCGGCTGTCGCAGGAGCTGTTCGAGCTGGCGCGCCTGGAATACGGCGTCGTCAAGCCGGAGAAGGAACATTTCGCACTGGCCGACCTTGTGCAGGACGTGTTCCAGAAGTTCGAACTGTCGGCCGAGGCGCGCCAGCAGCGGCTGGTGGCGGACATCGCGCCCTCATTGCCGGCCGTGACGGCCGATCTCGGCATGATCGAGCGCGTGCTGACCAACCTGCTCGACAACGCGATCCGCCACACGCCCGCGGGCGGCGAGATCGTGGTGCAGTTGCGGCCGGACGAGGCGGGCGTGCGGGTCGAGATCAGCGACACCGGCCCCGGCATCCCGAGCGAGTTGCGCACCGCGCTGTTCACGCGGCCGATGTTCTCTTCGGCCGGAGGGCGCAGCGGCGGCCTCGGGTTGCTGATCGTCCAGCGCATCCTGCAGCTGCACGGCAGCGACATCCGCCTGCTGCCTCGGCCCGAGAAGGGGGCCGTGTTCTCGTTTCTGCTGACCTAG